From the Cupriavidus necator N-1 genome, one window contains:
- a CDS encoding transposase: MAANFLIRQTAQGWELTVESARKGLVHCEDREIAVNIGMAAARRRGVALIVQEEEGGNDTSRGISPLAA, encoded by the coding sequence ATGGCTGCGAACTTCCTGATCAGGCAGACGGCGCAAGGCTGGGAACTGACGGTCGAAAGTGCCCGCAAGGGCCTGGTGCACTGCGAGGATCGCGAAATCGCCGTCAACATCGGCATGGCTGCGGCCAGGCGGCGTGGCGTCGCGCTGATCGTGCAGGAGGAAGAGGGCGGCAACGACACCTCGCGCGGCATCTCACCACTGGCTGCCTGA
- a CDS encoding enoyl-CoA hydratase/isomerase family protein, producing the protein MSTDADIQVTHEGHVACIVLSRPPHNFVDADIMRRLADTLQALDDDENCRAIVLASGVSAFCAGADFSGADQGAVANDPGGFYAHAMRLYRNRKPIVAAVEGAAIGAGMGLALVADFRVTCAEARFSANFNRLGFHPGFGMSLTLPRLVGEQQAALLFYTGRRITGTDAVKIGLADELVEKAQVNARAMALAQEIAASAPLAVETTRATLREGLADRIAEINQRELAIQHGQFRSEDFREGVAAMAARRAPAFKRR; encoded by the coding sequence ATGTCAACCGACGCCGATATCCAGGTCACCCATGAAGGCCACGTAGCCTGCATCGTCCTGTCCCGCCCGCCGCACAATTTTGTCGATGCCGACATCATGCGGCGCCTGGCCGACACCCTGCAGGCGCTGGACGACGACGAGAACTGCCGCGCCATCGTGCTGGCGTCCGGCGTCAGCGCGTTCTGCGCCGGCGCCGACTTCAGCGGCGCCGACCAGGGCGCGGTCGCCAACGACCCGGGCGGCTTCTACGCGCATGCGATGAGGCTCTACCGCAACCGCAAGCCGATCGTGGCCGCGGTGGAAGGCGCCGCCATCGGCGCCGGCATGGGGCTGGCGCTGGTGGCGGACTTCCGCGTGACCTGCGCCGAGGCGCGCTTCAGCGCCAACTTCAACCGGCTGGGCTTCCACCCCGGTTTCGGCATGAGCCTGACGCTGCCGCGCCTGGTGGGCGAGCAGCAGGCCGCGCTGCTCTTCTACACCGGCCGGCGCATCACCGGCACCGACGCCGTCAAGATCGGCCTGGCCGACGAACTGGTGGAAAAGGCGCAGGTCAATGCCCGCGCCATGGCCCTGGCGCAAGAGATCGCCGCCTCCGCCCCGCTGGCCGTGGAAACCACGCGCGCCACGCTGCGCGAAGGGCTTGCCGACCGCATCGCCGAGATCAACCAGCGCGAACTGGCAATCCAGCACGGACAGTTCCGCAGCGAGGACTTCCGCGAGGGTGTCGCCGCCATGGCCGCGCGCCGCGCCCCTGCTTTCAAGCGCCGTTGA
- a CDS encoding CaiB/BaiF CoA transferase family protein, producing MNEQDTRTTPAGPLDGIRVLDLTAVVLGPLATQVLADFGADVIKIEGPEGDLMRANGVSQHAGMSSIYLALNRNKRSVVLDLKTPEGAEALRGLIASADVLVHNMRVAAIERLGFGYAEVARINPRIVYCVATGFGQDGPHCDKPAFDDIIQAGCGLVALGSTTGDRPEYVPSLIADKTTGLALANAVLAALLYRERHGVGQSVEVPMLETMTAFVMAEHLGGLTFEPAPAGAGYARLLQGGRRPAPTRDGWICALPYTERHWQAFFRAVGRDDLAERYEVADRAQRNANIRALYGHLAELTPARTTDEWMALFESLDIPATPIYGLDALVEHPHLRAVGLFQETQHPTEGPLREVRPAARFSATPLSLRRHAPGLGEHTAEVLQELGLAHGVSQR from the coding sequence ATGAACGAACAAGACACCCGCACCACGCCGGCCGGCCCGCTGGACGGCATCCGCGTGCTGGACCTCACTGCGGTCGTGCTCGGGCCGCTGGCCACGCAGGTGCTGGCCGACTTTGGCGCCGACGTGATCAAGATCGAAGGGCCTGAAGGCGACCTGATGCGCGCCAACGGCGTCTCGCAGCATGCCGGCATGAGCTCGATCTACCTGGCGCTGAACCGCAACAAGCGCTCGGTCGTGCTCGACCTGAAGACCCCCGAGGGCGCCGAGGCGCTGCGCGGGCTGATCGCCAGCGCCGACGTGCTGGTGCACAACATGCGCGTAGCCGCGATCGAGCGGCTGGGCTTCGGCTATGCCGAGGTGGCGCGCATCAACCCGCGCATCGTCTACTGCGTGGCCACCGGCTTCGGCCAGGACGGCCCGCACTGCGACAAGCCGGCCTTCGACGACATCATCCAGGCCGGCTGCGGGCTGGTCGCGCTGGGTTCCACCACCGGCGATCGCCCCGAGTACGTGCCCAGCCTGATCGCCGACAAGACCACCGGGCTGGCCCTGGCCAACGCCGTGCTGGCAGCCCTGCTGTACCGCGAGCGCCATGGCGTCGGCCAGTCGGTGGAGGTGCCGATGCTGGAGACCATGACCGCGTTCGTGATGGCCGAGCACCTGGGCGGCCTGACCTTCGAGCCCGCGCCGGCCGGTGCCGGCTACGCCCGCCTGCTGCAAGGCGGGCGCCGCCCCGCGCCGACCCGAGACGGCTGGATCTGCGCCCTGCCCTACACCGAGCGCCACTGGCAAGCCTTCTTCCGCGCGGTGGGCCGCGACGACCTGGCCGAGCGCTACGAAGTGGCCGACCGCGCGCAGCGCAACGCCAATATCCGCGCGCTGTACGGTCACCTGGCCGAGCTGACGCCGGCGCGCACTACCGACGAATGGATGGCGTTGTTCGAGTCGCTCGACATCCCCGCCACGCCGATCTATGGCCTGGACGCACTGGTCGAGCATCCGCACCTGCGCGCCGTCGGCCTGTTCCAGGAAACGCAGCACCCCACCGAAGGCCCGCTGCGCGAAGTGCGCCCCGCCGCGCGCTTCTCGGCCACGCCGCTGTCGCTGCGCCGTCATGCGCCGGGGCTGGGCGAACACACCGCCGAAGTCCTGCAGGAGCTGGGCCTCGCGCACGGCGTCAGCCAACGATAA
- a CDS encoding flavodoxin family protein, which translates to MKTLLIVYHTMTGGTRQMAEAAADAARQQPGVTVVLKTAAEAGPDDVLAADGYLFATPENLAAMAGMMKDFFDRCYYAALDRINGRPYATMICAGSDGENALRQIDRIATGWRLNCIAPGLIVCTHAQTPERILAPKQIEAGDLARCAELGEGLAAGLGLGVF; encoded by the coding sequence ATGAAAACGCTGCTGATCGTCTATCACACCATGACCGGAGGCACCCGGCAGATGGCCGAGGCCGCCGCTGACGCGGCCCGTCAGCAGCCCGGCGTCACGGTCGTGCTGAAGACGGCTGCCGAGGCCGGCCCGGACGATGTCCTTGCCGCCGACGGCTATCTCTTCGCCACGCCAGAGAACCTGGCCGCCATGGCAGGGATGATGAAGGACTTCTTCGACCGCTGCTATTACGCCGCGCTGGACCGCATCAACGGCCGCCCCTACGCCACCATGATCTGCGCCGGCAGCGATGGCGAGAATGCGCTGCGCCAGATCGACCGCATCGCCACCGGCTGGCGGCTCAACTGCATTGCGCCGGGGCTGATCGTCTGTACGCATGCGCAGACGCCTGAGCGCATCCTTGCGCCCAAGCAAATCGAAGCCGGGGACCTGGCGCGTTGCGCGGAGTTGGGTGAGGGCCTGGCAGCGGGATTGGGGCTTGGGGTGTTCTGA
- a CDS encoding LysR family transcriptional regulator, with the protein METRDIDYILAVAAHGGIGRAADALGISQPALTKAVQRVETQAGLPLFERTANGMTATYAGTRFLERARRIQLEYEDGIKEMLGIRTGEQGILRVGYSPSIPGSMILGACRQLVRERPVARLRLRRRLARDLLDLLAAGELDVAVAPAPSAASSTGLAVQPLFDDRLVVVADEGHVLLQRRKLRLADLADQEWLLPEGHITLRQQVDAAFRQRGLPEPQPRIEIDFGSSSLFALMQGTQMLSIANEGGDAMQHGLRVLPLGVEELDLRRNIGVISREGAYLSPLAQRLTVLLREHSR; encoded by the coding sequence ATGGAGACGCGAGACATCGACTACATCCTCGCCGTGGCGGCGCACGGCGGCATCGGCCGTGCCGCCGACGCGCTGGGGATCAGCCAGCCGGCGCTGACCAAGGCGGTGCAGCGGGTGGAGACGCAGGCGGGGCTGCCGCTGTTCGAGCGCACCGCCAACGGCATGACCGCCACCTACGCAGGCACGCGCTTCCTGGAGCGGGCGCGGCGCATCCAACTGGAATACGAGGACGGCATCAAGGAGATGCTGGGCATCCGCACCGGCGAGCAGGGCATCCTGCGCGTGGGCTATTCGCCGTCGATCCCGGGCAGCATGATCCTTGGCGCTTGCCGGCAACTGGTGCGCGAGCGTCCCGTGGCACGGCTGCGGCTGCGCCGCAGGCTGGCGCGCGACCTGCTGGACCTGCTGGCGGCGGGGGAACTGGATGTGGCGGTGGCGCCGGCGCCTTCGGCAGCCTCATCGACCGGCCTGGCGGTGCAGCCACTCTTTGACGACCGGCTGGTGGTGGTAGCTGACGAAGGCCATGTCTTGCTGCAGCGGCGCAAGCTGCGGCTGGCGGACCTGGCGGACCAGGAATGGCTGCTGCCCGAAGGGCATATCACACTGCGCCAACAGGTCGACGCGGCGTTCCGCCAGCGCGGCCTGCCGGAGCCGCAGCCGCGCATCGAGATCGACTTTGGCAGCAGTTCGCTGTTTGCGCTGATGCAGGGTACGCAGATGCTGAGCATCGCCAATGAAGGCGGCGATGCCATGCAGCACGGCCTGCGCGTACTGCCGCTGGGCGTGGAGGAGCTGGACCTGCGCCGTAACATCGGCGTGATCTCGCGCGAGGGCGCCTACCTGTCGCCGCTGGCGCAGCGCCTGACGGTGCTGCTGCGCGAGCACAGCCGCTGA
- a CDS encoding lipid A biosynthesis lauroyl acyltransferase — translation MKNRLQAALTIAVFKLVAALPYGVTARLGDAIGKLLYRIPSRRRRIVHTNLSLCFPDMDADTRDKLARNHFGHVLRSYLERGVQWFGSAERLGKLVELDSRIDLASCAEHPTIFMGFHFVGIEAGCMFYSMRHPVASLYTRMSSPMLEQISRTQRGRFGAEMIPRSGSGKQVVRTLRAGCPVMLASDMDFGINDSVFVPFFGVPACTLTSASRLASMTGARVVPFTTEVLPDYRGYRLRIFDPLEGFPSGSVEEDSRRMNAFLETQIATMPEQYYWIHRRFKNRPAGMPSVY, via the coding sequence ATGAAAAACCGGCTCCAGGCCGCGCTCACCATCGCAGTCTTCAAGCTCGTCGCCGCCCTGCCGTACGGTGTCACCGCACGCCTGGGCGATGCGATCGGCAAGCTGCTGTATCGCATCCCCAGCCGCCGCCGGCGCATTGTCCATACCAACCTGTCCCTGTGCTTCCCAGACATGGATGCAGACACGCGGGACAAGCTGGCACGGAACCACTTCGGCCACGTCCTGCGCAGCTACCTGGAGCGCGGCGTGCAGTGGTTCGGCAGCGCCGAACGCCTGGGCAAGCTGGTGGAACTGGACTCGCGCATCGACCTGGCCTCGTGCGCGGAGCATCCGACCATCTTCATGGGCTTCCATTTCGTCGGCATCGAGGCCGGCTGCATGTTCTATTCGATGCGCCACCCGGTGGCCTCGCTGTACACCAGGATGTCCAGCCCGATGCTGGAACAAATCTCGCGCACGCAGCGCGGGCGCTTTGGCGCCGAGATGATCCCGCGCAGCGGCAGCGGCAAGCAGGTGGTGCGCACGCTGCGCGCCGGCTGCCCGGTGATGCTGGCGTCGGACATGGATTTCGGCATCAACGATTCGGTGTTCGTGCCGTTCTTTGGCGTGCCGGCCTGCACGCTGACCTCGGCCTCGCGCCTGGCCAGCATGACCGGCGCGCGCGTGGTGCCCTTCACCACCGAAGTGCTGCCCGACTACCGCGGCTACCGGCTGCGCATATTCGACCCGCTGGAAGGGTTCCCCTCGGGCAGCGTCGAGGAAGATTCGCGCCGCATGAACGCCTTCCTCGAAACCCAGATCGCCACCATGCCGGAGCAGTATTACTGGATCCACCGGCGCTTCAAGAACCGGCCCGCAGGCATGCCGTCGGTGTACTGA
- a CDS encoding TetR/AcrR family transcriptional regulator, producing the protein MPKAKAPALDRSASEQAIQLLDAATDHVLANGLGDLSLRSVADALGTSHRMLIYYFGSGDGFWQALLHRIRHAEQAARQRVMVEGMAPEAAMEAAWERYSAPAYLPIMQLMFEIYGKAIRDRERFSGFLEDVVGSWTTTLAARLQRDLGLGAAEAGLRARVELATMRGLLLDLVTTGDRKGTTAALKYFAARMAVPPQTGK; encoded by the coding sequence ATGCCGAAAGCCAAAGCCCCCGCCCTTGACCGCTCCGCCAGCGAGCAGGCCATCCAGTTGCTGGATGCCGCCACCGATCATGTTCTTGCCAATGGCCTGGGCGATCTCTCCTTGCGCAGTGTGGCGGACGCGCTCGGCACAAGCCACCGCATGCTGATCTACTACTTCGGCTCCGGGGATGGCTTCTGGCAGGCACTGTTGCATCGCATCCGCCATGCGGAGCAGGCCGCCCGCCAGCGCGTGATGGTGGAAGGCATGGCTCCCGAAGCCGCGATGGAGGCGGCATGGGAGCGCTATTCCGCTCCAGCCTACCTGCCGATCATGCAGCTGATGTTCGAGATCTACGGCAAGGCCATCCGCGACCGCGAGCGCTTCAGCGGCTTTCTGGAAGACGTCGTCGGCAGCTGGACAACCACGCTGGCGGCGCGCCTGCAGCGCGACCTCGGCCTTGGCGCTGCCGAGGCCGGGCTGCGCGCGCGGGTGGAACTTGCCACCATGCGTGGGCTGCTGCTGGACCTGGTCACCACGGGTGACCGCAAGGGCACGACGGCCGCGCTGAAGTACTTCGCCGCCAGGATGGCGGTGCCTCCCCAAACCGGCAAGTAA
- a CDS encoding AMP-binding protein, with product MGFAYFLRRAARYWGDQPAILYQDREVTYRQLDERSTRLANALLALGLQPGDRVAVQSRNRPELVELECALYKAGLVKAALNPRFTAAEASDVVENCTPRVLIAGPGYTGYARTTAGFGSIETFIAIGDAPAGYVEYEALLANAGTTSPDITPAPDDLAVLHFSSGSTGKIKAAMQSYGNRMAALRKMVSGMDRPARPGDRLALIGPVTHASGMLMQPYLYQGATLVLFEKFEPAHFLAEVARLRITHVFMVPAMINMLLAEPTLAQADLSSLKTLAYGAAPMAPARIREAWERIGPFLSQGYGASESTSGVTRLSTTDHADAIANHPERLASCGRALGETEVRVVDEQGKEVAVGEIGELVIRGEDVFHGYFNEPALTRETVIDGWLHTGDMARVDEAGYLYLVDRKKDMIISGGFNVYPTEVEATLYQHPDVLEACVISVPDDTWGESVKAVVTLRPGREATAQQLIAHCRERIADYKSPRSVDFVAELPKNASGKLARKIVRERYWQGVGRRVN from the coding sequence ATGGGTTTCGCGTATTTCCTGCGCCGCGCCGCGCGCTACTGGGGCGACCAGCCCGCCATCCTCTACCAGGACCGGGAGGTGACCTATCGCCAGCTGGACGAACGTTCCACGCGCCTGGCCAATGCGCTGCTGGCACTGGGCCTGCAGCCCGGCGACCGCGTGGCGGTGCAGTCGCGCAACCGGCCCGAGCTGGTCGAACTGGAATGCGCGCTGTACAAGGCCGGACTGGTCAAGGCGGCGCTCAACCCGCGCTTCACCGCGGCCGAGGCCAGCGACGTGGTAGAGAACTGCACCCCGCGCGTGCTGATCGCCGGCCCCGGCTACACCGGCTATGCGCGCACCACGGCGGGCTTTGGCAGCATCGAGACCTTTATCGCCATCGGCGATGCGCCGGCGGGCTATGTCGAATATGAAGCGCTGCTGGCCAACGCCGGCACCACGTCGCCGGACATCACCCCTGCCCCCGACGACCTGGCCGTGCTGCATTTCTCGTCCGGCTCCACCGGCAAGATCAAGGCTGCCATGCAGAGCTACGGCAACCGCATGGCGGCGCTGCGCAAGATGGTGTCCGGCATGGACCGCCCGGCCCGCCCCGGCGACCGGCTGGCGCTGATCGGGCCGGTCACGCACGCCTCCGGCATGCTGATGCAGCCCTACCTGTACCAGGGCGCCACGCTGGTGCTGTTCGAGAAATTCGAGCCTGCGCACTTCCTGGCCGAGGTGGCGCGGCTGCGCATCACCCACGTGTTCATGGTCCCGGCCATGATCAACATGCTGCTGGCCGAGCCCACGCTGGCGCAAGCCGACCTGTCCAGCCTGAAGACCCTGGCCTACGGCGCCGCCCCGATGGCGCCGGCACGCATCCGCGAGGCCTGGGAGCGCATCGGCCCGTTCCTGTCGCAGGGCTATGGCGCCAGCGAATCGACCTCCGGCGTGACGCGCCTGTCCACCACCGACCATGCTGACGCCATCGCCAACCACCCTGAGCGCCTGGCCTCCTGCGGCCGCGCCCTCGGCGAGACCGAAGTGCGCGTGGTCGACGAGCAAGGCAAGGAGGTTGCCGTGGGCGAGATCGGCGAACTGGTGATCCGCGGCGAAGACGTGTTCCACGGCTACTTCAACGAGCCCGCGCTGACGCGCGAGACCGTCATCGACGGCTGGCTGCACACCGGCGACATGGCGCGCGTGGACGAGGCCGGTTACCTGTACCTGGTCGACCGCAAGAAAGACATGATCATCTCCGGCGGCTTCAACGTCTATCCGACCGAGGTGGAAGCCACGCTGTACCAGCACCCCGACGTGCTGGAAGCGTGCGTCATCAGCGTGCCGGACGACACCTGGGGTGAAAGCGTCAAGGCCGTGGTCACGCTGCGCCCCGGGCGCGAGGCCACCGCCCAGCAGCTGATCGCGCACTGCCGCGAGCGCATAGCCGACTACAAGTCGCCGCGCTCGGTGGACTTTGTCGCCGAGCTGCCCAAGAACGCCAGCGGCAAGCTGGCCCGCAAGATCGTGCGCGAACGCTACTGGCAAGGCGTCGGGCGCCGCGTGAATTGA
- a CDS encoding acyl-CoA dehydrogenase family protein, producing the protein MNFELDEEHGMLKDLVARFVRDQLIPLEPAVLAREAAGGQMTLLPEEHARLDAMSRELGLWGLDAPTEMGGADLPTVAMVGVNEELGKTITPYELPPDSPNLRMLMLSASEAQRERYLAPYARGETVSAIAISEPGAGGDPAMMTTRAERDGDQWVLNGRKIWISRAARADWTIVMAVTDKARGARGGISAFIVERGTPGFKVERRIPMIGGASTYEVVLEDCRIPAAQLLGTEGQGFAPMQARLSTRRVQMAAWCIGRAQRALDMICEYAPQRQTFGAPLAQRQAIQWWVADAATRIHACRLMTYEAASRIDAGDEARTQVSMIKVFATEMAWDVIDHAMQTFGAMGMTKELPLQQMANETRLMRIYEGPSEVHRWVIARDLLGLRR; encoded by the coding sequence ATGAACTTTGAACTGGACGAAGAACACGGGATGCTCAAGGACCTGGTCGCGCGCTTTGTGCGCGACCAGCTGATCCCGCTGGAACCCGCGGTGCTGGCGCGCGAAGCCGCCGGCGGGCAGATGACGCTGCTGCCGGAAGAGCACGCGCGGCTTGATGCGATGTCGCGCGAACTGGGCCTGTGGGGCCTGGATGCGCCCACGGAGATGGGCGGCGCCGACCTGCCCACGGTGGCGATGGTGGGCGTCAACGAAGAACTTGGCAAGACCATCACGCCCTACGAACTGCCGCCGGACTCGCCCAACCTGCGCATGCTGATGCTGAGCGCCAGCGAGGCCCAGCGTGAGCGCTACCTGGCCCCTTACGCGCGCGGCGAGACCGTGTCGGCCATCGCCATTTCCGAACCCGGCGCCGGCGGCGACCCCGCCATGATGACCACGCGCGCCGAACGCGACGGCGACCAATGGGTGCTGAACGGCCGCAAGATCTGGATCAGCCGCGCAGCACGCGCCGACTGGACCATCGTCATGGCCGTAACCGACAAGGCCAGGGGTGCGCGCGGCGGCATCTCGGCCTTTATCGTCGAGCGCGGCACGCCGGGCTTCAAGGTGGAGCGCCGCATCCCGATGATCGGCGGCGCATCGACTTACGAGGTGGTGTTGGAAGACTGCCGCATCCCCGCCGCGCAGCTGCTGGGCACCGAGGGCCAGGGCTTTGCGCCGATGCAGGCGCGGCTGTCCACGCGCCGCGTGCAGATGGCCGCGTGGTGCATCGGCCGGGCGCAGCGGGCACTGGACATGATCTGCGAGTACGCGCCGCAGCGCCAGACCTTCGGCGCGCCGCTGGCGCAGCGCCAGGCGATCCAGTGGTGGGTGGCCGACGCCGCCACGCGCATCCACGCCTGCCGCCTGATGACCTACGAAGCCGCCAGCCGCATCGACGCCGGCGACGAGGCGCGCACGCAGGTATCGATGATCAAGGTATTCGCCACCGAGATGGCCTGGGACGTGATCGACCACGCCATGCAGACCTTCGGTGCGATGGGCATGACCAAGGAGCTGCCGCTGCAGCAGATGGCCAACGAGACCCGTTTGATGCGCATCTACGAAGGGCCCAGCGAGGTGCACCGCTGGGTCATCGCCCGCGACCTGCTCGGGCTGCGCCGCTAA
- a CDS encoding IclR family transcriptional regulator, with the protein MPDVVLPEPSTRRVTHQTGRFTRDTAGSQSLERGLVLLRAFRVGTTSLTNAELAVRTGLPRPTVSRLTRSLVDAGFLRYDVNERAYRLAPVVLSLADAFHQSSRAPDIALPLMRKVAEAGKVNVGLAVGDQLEMVYLASIRHSRDSVSRTRRVVPGTRVPMEMTAIGLSWLAAQPEGVREDLLAGIAARQGEAWTGMRAQVLRGIAQAQRHGYCTAAYQPGHLLAVGAAFSGPDQQLYGLNISFPFNESERSRDNARYAAQLARLVADIQEAWRRAAG; encoded by the coding sequence ATGCCGGACGTCGTGCTGCCAGAGCCCTCCACCCGCCGCGTCACGCACCAGACCGGCCGCTTTACCCGCGACACCGCGGGCAGCCAGTCGCTGGAGCGCGGGCTGGTGCTGCTGCGGGCCTTCCGTGTTGGCACCACCAGCCTGACCAATGCTGAGCTGGCGGTACGCACCGGACTGCCGCGCCCCACCGTCAGCCGGCTGACGCGCTCGCTGGTGGATGCCGGCTTCCTGCGCTATGACGTGAACGAACGCGCCTACCGGCTGGCGCCGGTGGTGCTGAGCCTGGCCGATGCCTTCCACCAGTCCAGCCGCGCGCCGGACATTGCATTGCCGCTGATGCGCAAGGTGGCCGAGGCCGGCAAGGTCAACGTGGGGCTGGCCGTGGGCGACCAGCTGGAGATGGTGTACCTGGCGTCGATCCGGCACAGCCGCGACAGCGTGTCGCGCACGCGGCGCGTGGTGCCGGGAACGCGCGTGCCGATGGAGATGACGGCGATCGGGCTGTCATGGCTGGCGGCGCAGCCTGAGGGGGTGAGGGAGGATCTGCTGGCCGGCATCGCCGCGCGCCAGGGCGAGGCCTGGACCGGCATGCGGGCGCAGGTGCTGCGCGGCATTGCGCAGGCGCAGCGGCACGGCTATTGCACGGCGGCCTACCAGCCCGGGCACCTGCTGGCCGTGGGGGCCGCATTCTCCGGGCCGGACCAGCAGCTGTACGGGCTCAATATCAGCTTCCCGTTCAACGAGAGCGAGCGCAGCCGCGACAATGCCCGCTATGCGGCCCAACTGGCGCGGCTGGTGGCGGACATCCAGGAGGCCTGGCGCCGCGCGGCAGGATAA
- the flhC gene encoding flagellar transcriptional regulator FlhC, with protein sequence MDAHDIAGTAVAGSPPPVPRAKPPRPGKSTLQDVEQIRLAIEMIGLGARLQVLESEVSLPRVRLIRLYKELCGVSPPKGMLPFSTDWFVSWRPNAHASMLLGAYRFMTSRGSLDGIRAVLSSYRMYREELCATGEASQLSFTRAWTLVRFYERGMLRLARCRDCRGEYVVQADDARHRYVCGLCLPPARAGKCRKTAPAALAG encoded by the coding sequence ATGGATGCACACGATATCGCCGGCACGGCTGTGGCCGGCTCACCACCCCCGGTTCCGCGCGCCAAGCCCCCTCGTCCCGGCAAGAGCACGCTGCAGGATGTGGAGCAGATTCGCCTGGCAATCGAGATGATCGGCCTGGGCGCCCGCCTGCAGGTGCTGGAATCCGAAGTGTCGCTGCCACGCGTGCGGCTGATCCGGCTGTACAAGGAGCTGTGCGGGGTGTCGCCGCCCAAGGGCATGCTGCCGTTCTCCACGGACTGGTTTGTCTCCTGGCGCCCGAATGCCCATGCCTCGATGCTGCTTGGCGCCTACCGCTTCATGACCAGCCGCGGCAGCCTGGACGGGATCCGCGCGGTCTTGTCCAGCTACCGCATGTACCGCGAAGAGCTGTGCGCCACCGGCGAGGCCTCGCAGCTGAGCTTTACCCGCGCCTGGACGCTGGTGCGCTTCTATGAGCGCGGCATGCTGCGGCTGGCGCGTTGCAGGGACTGCCGGGGTGAGTATGTCGTGCAGGCCGACGATGCGCGCCACCGGTACGTCTGCGGGCTATGCCTGCCGCCGGCGCGCGCAGGCAAGTGCCGCAAAACCGCGCCGGCTGCGTTGGCCGGCTGA
- a CDS encoding tripartite tricarboxylate transporter substrate binding protein — translation MQQAFRSRRRFLGLAAAALAAIGTATPLAAPAAESADAFPARPIRFIVPFPSGSGTDTTARMFAKKIGELTGQGVVVENKPGGNGFIGVQTALNAPADGYTVFIGSNSTLSTNAATFRKLPYDPLTDFVPITLLSRGPCVIIVPASSPYRTLTELLEDARKRPGALNYGTGSISYTLYSEWLNELARIKTTAVPYKGAGDAINGVMAANVDFAVVDATGAIELVRGGKVRALAYTAPQRSPLLPDVPSIVEAGLPDFLAYNWVAAAVSAKTPPAVVKRLLDLFAQAGNAPDVREYYTRQSTKLILSSPAEMLQYQKDEIQRWKRLAAVAKIPLQ, via the coding sequence ATGCAACAGGCTTTCCGTTCCCGCCGCCGCTTCCTCGGACTGGCTGCCGCCGCGCTGGCGGCCATCGGCACCGCTACGCCGCTGGCGGCGCCCGCCGCAGAGTCCGCCGACGCCTTTCCTGCCCGCCCGATCCGCTTTATCGTGCCCTTCCCTTCCGGCAGCGGCACCGACACCACCGCGCGCATGTTCGCCAAGAAGATCGGCGAGCTGACCGGCCAGGGCGTGGTGGTGGAGAACAAGCCCGGCGGCAACGGCTTTATCGGCGTGCAGACCGCGCTGAACGCGCCGGCCGACGGCTACACCGTCTTTATCGGCAGCAATTCCACGCTGTCGACCAATGCCGCCACCTTCCGCAAGCTGCCGTATGACCCGTTGACGGATTTCGTGCCGATCACGCTGCTGTCGCGCGGGCCATGCGTGATCATCGTGCCGGCAAGCTCGCCCTACCGCACGCTGACGGAGCTGCTGGAAGATGCCCGCAAGCGCCCCGGCGCGCTCAACTACGGCACGGGCTCGATCTCCTACACGCTCTACTCCGAGTGGCTCAACGAACTGGCCCGCATCAAGACCACTGCCGTGCCGTACAAGGGCGCGGGCGATGCCATCAACGGCGTGATGGCGGCCAATGTCGACTTCGCCGTGGTGGATGCCACCGGCGCCATCGAACTGGTCCGTGGCGGTAAGGTCCGCGCGCTGGCCTACACCGCGCCGCAGCGCTCGCCGCTGCTGCCGGACGTGCCCTCCATCGTCGAAGCCGGCCTGCCGGACTTCCTGGCCTACAACTGGGTGGCCGCGGCGGTCTCGGCAAAGACCCCGCCGGCGGTGGTGAAGCGGTTGCTGGACCTGTTTGCGCAGGCCGGCAACGCGCCCGACGTGCGCGAGTACTACACGCGCCAGTCGACCAAGCTGATCCTGTCGTCGCCGGCCGAGATGCTGCAGTACCAGAAGGACGAGATCCAGCGCTGGAAGCGGCTGGCGGCGGTGGCGAAGATCCCGCTGCAGTAG